The Gemella haemolysans genome includes a region encoding these proteins:
- a CDS encoding DUF5960 family protein, protein MNKLNQHEVQFDYFSSNYDQFEKDFYKYSALNVPLTFLTDDILSLMASNNSNFFRLTANKSKDKRDHYFFFKVQTPLENKMVRIFQYIGHKFINQK, encoded by the coding sequence ATGAATAAACTTAATCAACACGAAGTTCAATTCGATTATTTTAGCAGTAACTATGATCAATTTGAAAAAGATTTCTATAAATATTCTGCATTAAATGTTCCTCTAACATTTTTAACAGATGATATTCTAAGTTTAATGGCAAGTAACAATAGCAATTTTTTCAGATTAACCGCTAATAAATCAAAAGACAAACGAGATCACTATTTCTTTTTTAAAGTTCAAACTCCTTTAGAAAATAAAATGGTAAGAATCTTTCAATATATTGGACATAAATTTATAAACCAAAAATAA